The nucleotide window ACTTACCTTTCCTCCACCTACATATTAAATTAATCTCTGCATGCTGGCCAGTGCTCTCAGCGAgcgtggggcagggtggggtggggtggggcggggtggggtgggggtggggggggggtgggggcaaagaaGGCGCTAATGGAAATGAAGGGGACAACTGTCATGACCAGACCAACACAGAAAGGTGACAGGGCGTTGGGGTGAGCCTTTCTGCCAGGATAGCCAGACGTCTGTGCGAACCATGGCAGGAGGTGGCTTTGGTGGGCCCAAATGTAAGGCGGTGCTAGGAGACCTGAGGGTGCGGCTCATGGCCATGGAATGACAATTCCCACAAGTGCATCTGCTGAGCCGTCTTTGCTTCTCCAGCTCTGCTCATGGACGCTGCCTGGCCTCGCCTGCCTCAAGCTTCCCCAGGCAGAACTCGTTTGGCACTGCACTTGTCCAGTCTCCCTGTCTCATGGTGATGCCCTTTGACCAGGGGCCATGGCTTCTGAGAGTTCCCCTGAGCCTTAGTGTCTCCACTGGTGAAGCCCAGGTCCTATGGAGCCCCACAGCGCACATTTCAGCACCCACACCCTGGGTCCCTCACCTGTTCTCCTCTCGGTTCCCTCTCCTGAGGCCTTCTTCCTCACGTAGTACTGCAGGGGGTTGGGCCACAGGTCGTCCAGAATGATCTGGCAGGGGAAATGTGGCAGGGCTCAGAGGCCCCTCCCAAGTAGCTGGGGAACCCCATGGGGTCCTTCACGCTGTTCGCCACTGGGCCCCACCTCAGCTATCCTGCTAGAACCGGCAAAGCTGTGGTCAGAGAACAAGTTGAAGAAGTTAAGACTGGTGTTGTGGTGCCTGCTACTGTAGGCCTCTCGTTCATAATCCTGGTGCCACTGGATGGGAGTGCAATGAGACGGCCCGTACCCTGCAGGAAGATGAGTATGTGAGAAGGCGCTGGGTATCGAATCGGGTTCGACCCTCGCTCCTGCACCTATGGCCGCCCATCCAGGCAGCTGCCTCTTACCCACAGCGCTGAGGACATACTCCTTCACGATGACTTCGTTCCGGAAATAGGGGTTCTTGCGAAAGAAGAGCAGGATCTTCCGGCAAACACGGGGAAACCTGAGTTCCTCCAACTGCCAGGTGGCAGAGTGGGGGAGACGGGGGTGAAATCTCTGTGCAGCAGTCCCTCCCCATCCTGACTTTGGGGATGGATCACTTTGGCTACgctctcctctcccatcccccaccccggcCTCAGTGTGCCGTGCCAGACCTTCAGATCCATCATGTAGCCAAGGAGGCCTTCATCCTGCTCACCGATCATGGCTGACATCTGGGGGTGGTTCACAAACTGCTTTAAGTCAAGGACCCTGCAAGGGCTGGAGATGAAAGAGCTACAACAACAGAGCAAGTCTGGACAGGAGCCGGGCactgcctcccctctgctcccccaggtCGCCCTCCCTCCACACGGGCTGCGTCAAGGCCCACTGGGCCCCCGCACGGGATGCTGCAGATCTCGGCACTAACACAGGAAACTGTGCATCCCCAGAGACAACCCTCCCGCCccacgcccccctccccagctcatccTCCTGTGACGACGGCCAGACACAACTAGCTCATCTCCATACAGCACGCCTTCCTGCCTCAGGCTGACCCGGTGGGCACTCACACCCACTCACCTTCCGCGTTACACCGAGGGAAACCCATGCTTTGCCTGGAGCCGTTTTGTGGGAAGACGCCATGTTGCAGCTCTTAATTCCTAATTCTGATCCGGACCTCTGCTCATACTCCCTCACTGGACTTCCAGTGCCTCATGCGACATCAAGAGCACCctgaggcccccagcccccacccccacccaggaggATTTTGAGGATGTTGGGATCACTACGGCATGAGCGTGGCCACCAAAACCCGgcggggtgtgggtgggggtgggggtggggggctttcaCCAACAGATGTATTTTGATACTCAACAGTCCCCTCCCCTCGGTTCCTCTTGCTCTAAGCCGGCCACATCGGGGTCCTTCCATGACAGCATCAAGGATACAGCCTTGGCCCAGAAGCCAGCTATGCCCCGGATAAGGGCACTTTGGTGTTCCAGATGATGCTGCCACCTCTGATGAAACCTGAGCTTGAGCCGAGAGTAGGACCTGCTGGCTTGTTTATTCACTGGCTCCATCTCTGACTGCAGGGCCTCTAGGGCCTCGAACAATGACAGGGACGGAACCCGCTGCGCCTCTGGCTGTTCTTCCACTTTCTGCTTCTCCTGCAGCTCCTGCACTTATTCTTCCTCCTTCgggccctcctccctctggtcctcgtgctcagcctcctcctcagcctcttcagcctcctccccctcctcaggctcctcgcactcctcagcctcctcttcctcagccaCATCCTCTTCAGCATCCTCCTCCTTAGCCTCCTCGACCTCAGCCTCTTCCTCAACAGCCTGCTTCTcagcctcttcctccccctcctcttcctcagcctcTTCAGCCCCCTCC belongs to Neomonachus schauinslandi unplaced genomic scaffold, ASM220157v2 HiC_scaffold_578, whole genome shotgun sequence and includes:
- the LOC110579832 gene encoding testis-specific Y-encoded protein 3-like, producing the protein MLEGEVEEDTEEEDEAREVEESEEEGEQDGEEEVAEDEAWTEAEEVTNEDREENGEKEEAEEADKAEDAEEVEEEPKEEEKPEEEEEMEELEGAEEAEEEEGEEEAEKQAVEEEAEVEEAKEEDAEEDVAEEEEALEALQSEMEPVNKQASRSYSRLKLRFHQRWQHHLEHQSALIRGIAGFWAKAFVNHPQMSAMIGEQDEGLLGYMMDLKLEELRFPRVCRKILLFFRKNPYFRNEVIVKEYVLSAVGYGPSHCTPIQWHQDYEREAYSSRHHNTSLNFFNLFSDHSFAGSSRIAEIILDDLWPNPLQYYVRKKASGEGTERRT